In the genome of Lactuca sativa cultivar Salinas chromosome 3, Lsat_Salinas_v11, whole genome shotgun sequence, the window atccaagcattagggtttgtatgagcacataggatgtcttatgaccaaaacccatcaatgatcCCATGTTTCTTCTGGCGCTCTACAGAATCCACATGTAGTTGATGTCATTACAACACCCCTGTTCTTGAGTGCTCCGCCGATGGTATTCTATtttgtttctctctctacacaAAGCCCGAGACTTTTAATGGAATTGTTTTTAGCCATGGGAATATATCGTCGCATACTGGAAAGGGGGCCCTTTCATTCTAACACGGAGGGGTGCCACACAAAATTTCCAATTTAACACAAATGATGATACCCATCCATCCCTTGTCTCCCTTGGTTGCATTATATCCTCGAATGGAATATTGATCCTCTCCAACGTGTCTCTACATTTTACAATATTTTTCAAAACACCAATCCAAAGGTTCCTTGAGCAGAATCGAGTCTGATCGCCATCCAGTTTGTGTAGTCTCCTGATAACCTTAGCCCATAAAGAATTGGGATCACTCTTCAAGCGCCACATCCACTTAGTTAGTAATGCTAAGTTCAAAGAACGTATGGATCCCAGATCTAATCCACCCACCGCCTTTTGGAGAAACAATGTTCTCCCATGCCACCCAGTTTATACTATTATTACAAGTAGGACCTCCCTAAATAGTTTGCCTTTGTATTTTTTTCAAGTAAGTTAATAACTCCAATCGGGGCACCTAATGGACAGACAGAATGTGGGGAGACTCCCAAGGACAACTTTAGCGAGTGTAATTCGACCACCAAAGCTAAGGCTTTTTGCCTTCCAAACCGATAGTTTTGCCTTTAGTTTAGCCAAAATTGGATTCTATGAAGCCTTTCGATTCATATTTGTTCCTACTAGGAACCCAAGGTAGGTGAAAGGTAGCGATGACGGTTCACAACCTAGAGGAATTTCCCAATTAACGACTTCACGGGTCGGAGCAACAATGCCATAGACTTTGGATTTGTTGAAGTTAACCTTCAAGACGGAAGATACATAAAAGCATCTTAGGATTCTAGCCAAGTTTACAATATTCCTCTTCGACCATTCCCCCAAGAACAAAGCATCATCTACGTATAATAGATGGGACAAGAAAATGTTAGAGCATGGAATTCGAATCTCGTCGAATATACCTTTGGAGGTCACTGACTTCAATGCAATGTTTAGTCCCCCCATCGTGAAAATAAACAAGAAAGGGGAAAGCGGGTCCCCTTGCCTCACCCCCTTTGACATTGTAAACTCACTAGTAGGGCTTCCATTAATGATAATAGAAGCTCTAGCCAACTTCAAGCAACCCTGGATCCATGATCTCCATTTACAAGCAAAATTCGTTTGGGCCATTATAGATTCAAGATATCCCCAATTAATAGAGTCGAAAACATTGTTGAAATCTGTCTTGAACAAAATTTCTTTCCCATTTGCCTTGGCCCACGAACAGATCTCATTTACAATGAGATGCCCCTCTAAAATGTTCAACCCTTCTACAAAGGCGGATTGAACCTCATTAATCACACTCCTAGTTACCCTTTTAACTCACAAAGCAAGAATCTTTGCAATGATCTTATACATCGATCCAATCAAACTAATTGGACGATAATCAACAAGACGAAGTGGTTCTTTACTCTTCACAACTAGTGTAATAAAAGAGACATAGCAACCCCTTGAGAACTTGCCCCACCTTTCAAAATATTTTAGAAATTCAAATACATCATCTTTTATGGTTACCCAGAATTTTTTGAAGAATTTGAGGGTAAGCTCGTCCCACCCCAGGGACTTCTctctaccacatgaacaaatggCGTTTTTTTTTATCTCAATGAGTGAGATCGGCGACTCTAAAATTTCAGCATCAGTCGAAGATAGCTTTCGAAAAAATTCGCTGCTAAATCTTGATCTAGACACCCATTTTTCATGGAACTTATTGGAGAAAAAAATTCACAGCTTCATTTTTCATTTTGCTGGGATTTGATAGCCATTTTTCCTTTGCCATGAAACCATCAATATGGTTTCCCCTTGCCTTGTTATTAATGTATCCAAGAAAGAAACTTGGATTCCCGTCCCCTTCTACTACCTACTTAATCCTTGCTTTCTGTCTGAGATCCAAAGAAGCGAGCATTTCCATTTTTGAGATCCTGCTAAAACCTCTAACTCTTTCTTCGATTTCAAGATTAGATAATTGCCTAGTTTCTGCCAGTGAGTCTATCTCTCCCATTCCTTTTTTCATGCTCATaagtttctcatttttttttgaaattcaaTCGCCCTCCATTTCTTGATTTCACCcttcaagtgtttgaatttacACGCTAAGAAAGCATCAGCAACACCATATCCTTTGATTTCTTCTGATGCTTTAAGTACTACATGATCAAATCCATCTCGCAACAACCATGAGTTGAAAAACTTAAATGAGGGAGGACCAAAGTCTTCAATCTTGGTTTTAAGGAACACATGAGAGTGGTCTGAAAGATATCTGGAAAGAGCAATAGATGAGGCCATAGGAAATTTGTCAATGAAATTCGAACATACCAAATATCTATATAATTTTCTCAACTTTGCCTCGAATTGCTGAAAATAAGTGTATCTAtcaccccctcccccccccccccccccccaatttcaAATCGTGTAATTCAACTCTTTCAATGAAGAGATTGAAAGAATCAACAATCGATTTACAAAAGGTCGAGTTGATCCTTTAATCAGTCTCCGGACATCGTTAAAGTCACCAAAAATTATCCAGGTGGCATTCCATATCTTCGTTTTTTCTAAGACGGGTTTAGGCCCATACACATTTACTACAGCTGCCATACCAGCAACGGACGGGAAGGTACCAAAGGTCGCTAGAAATACCCATACTTGATCGTTTCACCAATTGATTTATATTTTAACAATATCCGTTTATTTATTATAATCAAATCTGATTGAAAACACTTGGTCTAATATTGTGTTTGAATAAAGTATATTTGAAAAAACCTGCGACGGATGTTAGCGGTTCGAGTCCGCTGATCTCCAACTCGTGAACTTAGCCGATACAAAGCTATATGAAAACACCCAATTTTTCCGATTTGGTGGTTCGATCTGTGATTTATCATTCATGAAAGTTGATAAGATCCATCCATTTAGCAACACCTTAGGATGGCATATCCTTAAAATTAAGGGCGAGGTTCAAACGAGGAAAGGCTTACAGTGGATACCTAGGCACCAAGAGACAAGGAAGGGCGTAGTAAGCGATGAAATGCTTCGGGGAGTTGAAAATAAGCATAGATCCGGAGATTACCGAATAGGTTAACCTTTCAAACTGTTGTCGAATCCATGGGCATGCAAGAGACAACCTGGCGAACTGAAACATCTTAGTAGCCAGAGGAAAAGAAAGCAAAAGTGATTCCTGTAGTAGCGGCGAGCAAAATGGGAGCAACCTAAACCGTGAAAATGGGTTTGTGGGAGAGCAATACAAGCGTCGTGCTGCTAGGCGAAGCAATAGAATGCTACACCCTAGATGGCGAAAGTCCAGTAGCCGAAAGCATCACTAGCTTATGCTCTGACCCAAGTAGCATGGGGCACGTGGAATCCAATGTGAATCAGCAAGGACCACCTTGCAAGGCTAAATACACATGGGTGACCGATAACGAAGTGGTACCATGAGGGAAGGGTGAAAAGATAACTCGTAGTTTAAATCTTTCGTTGTTGATTTACATGTGTAGAAATATTTGATAAAAATAGTTGCTAACTTTTTTAAATGTgtagaataaaataaaatgtaaaaGCTCTAAATAAGAAGCaagattttttttgaaagagacCAAAGCCTCAACAAAACTAAATAAAAAGCATGATGGAGATTATGTATATGAGTTTTCAATTTAACATAAAAAAAGATTAAACCTACATTTTCAAACTTTATTTTGTTAGTTTGGATTTTAAAATAACTAATAGATAAAAATCATAAGAGGCATGATTGCTCCAATCTCGATTTTAATCTTAAGATCTTATGATTTTAAGATTTTCCAAGCGAAAAACAATTATGATCACATTATGATTTATCCGAAGCAATGTGAGTATTAAGATCTTAAGCTTCCGACTAGGATGTTAATATCTTAACACGAACAAATTGCACCTATTTAGCTTCATTTTATAGTTGACACTCAAAAATTTGTCTATTTAACTTGACATTGAACATACTCCACATCTAAGGCTCTATGAGAAAAATCAAATATAGGTTTATTTTTGTAGGATCTTTTGATCTCGATCCAATCTTATAAACATAATCTTACGAAACATAAAATACTTTAGATAAAATCCTAATTTAAAAGCCTTAAAGCTATTAAAAATTGGTTGTCGAACATAAATTATGTTCAATGTAGTGTTGTAAACGAGCCGAGTCTAGCTCGAGCTTGGGTAGGCTCGGACTCGGCTCGTTTAAATTCATGGGGAttgagctcgagctcgattcgaTTCGAGTTTAATTTTCAAAGCTCAAGCTCGACTCATGGATGAATTAAAATGCTCGAGTTTGGTTCGGGCTCGACTCGTTTGTATGTCGTGCCTAAATGAGCCTAGATCGGCAGTAAAAAAAATAAgcttatttgtatttttttggtaattaatatataaaattaaaattaaaaattatattatataaatatgCATTGGCTTGTTTAAGCTTGTGGGCCTAATCGAGCTCGACAGATAAAGTTCGgactcgagctcgtttaataaatgagCCTAAAACTAAACTCGAATTCGGCTCCAGCTCGTATAACTCAAACTCGAATAGAATTTTTAACGAGTCGTTAAGCTCATTTACACCCATAGATAAATGAACTCTTTTGTTAAAAGAACTAAAACGTaataatactttgattttattacaCATATGTATACTGGCCCACTACACACATGGTTAAAATAATGTCTCCAGTTTTGAAATAAATGCAAACACCATAATTACCAAGGTCTGGATTCGCATCTAATCATTACACATActaaattttttaatatattaaatagtTGTTTGATAGAGATATGTTGTGATAATAAATTCTATTACTCTAGCTATTTTCTTGAATTAATAATGAAAAATACGTAGTTGTCCTATTTATAAAGGAGGCAGGAACCAACAACTTAGGCATTCATGTTAGTATTCATCCCGAAAAGGGAAACTAACACCTCTAAATGTACACATATAACTCAAAATGTGTCTCATCGCCTCTTCTTAGTTCCCCTACCCGGAAAATGAAGTCAAATCGTGTTCGAAAACACATACAAGTTCGACTTCATAGGTTTAACAGGTACATGAATCACTTTCTCCTTTGTATACAAAATGTCTCCTCTTTTTCTCTATAAGGTTATTGAAAcaaatttatttttgttgtgaTGAACAGACGCATCAATGAAAAGATGAAACAGGAGATGGAGTTCAAAAACTTGAAGTTGTATATGGAGAACATGAACATCTTGAAAGAAAACGCAGAACTGTGGAAGAAAGCAATCCAACTCCGTGAAGAAAATACTATTTTACTGTCTAAGCTTGTGAAAAATATCAAGCCTTCGGGTTCGTGATAGCAAAGGAGACACGAAACCTAAATTTTCTCTAATCTTATTTGCTAAattgttgtttgtactttgtAGTGACTATTTCATCAATTGCTAATATTGGCTTCTTACATAATATCTAATTAATAAAACAATTATTAGTGTATCTCATATAAATACAACACGTCTTATATGTTGAAGTCCCATGTTTTTCATAAGAATTCTTTTAAAAAGAAAATCTTAGACTTCACATGTACCTTACAattattttattatgatttatcTGGACTAATCGTTGTACATAAAAGAGTTAATGAAATGATTTCAATCTCTTTTTGGCAAATAATAGTTAAAATTACGTTAAACCAACTTGCGACCAATGTTCTAAGTTGAACACTCTTGAAATTTACCCTAATTTTACAAAGCTGAATCAATATAAAACCTTACATTAGAAAACACCCAACTCAAATTTCACTTATTTAATCATGTTACCAAAACTATATAAATGATGACAGttaataaatacatcaaaatcctTTATGGagcactattttttttttttttattttttgaactgaCAAatgaatatacatatataaaaaggAGCCCCTGGCAAGAAGCTAGGAAAAGACCTAAAACAGATACAATatggaaataaaaaaaaataaaggcaCTAGATGGCCAAAGTTCTGATAACATTTGTgttattattttgaaattttaccacattaactattaatatattaaatatgtttatacgtttaaaaaaaaataatgaccCAAGTTCTTTTAATTTAACAATTTGGCATAATAAAATACTTTGTATGACTTTTAAATGATACCCGTAAATAGAAGTCAATAAGCATAATGTCACTTGAAGTATGGAGCAGTATGGACCATAAAGCTATAAAAAGTCAAATTTGTATTTGAGTTTTAAGTCTAAAAGACAATCTAGAATCCATCGGCGTCCGAAAGCTTTTGACAAATACATCAAAGATTCAAAAGTCATATTCTTCGTGTAAACGGATTTGCAACTTGTAGTAATGTAGTATCTTTTTGCATTGGTTGCTTAAATGTGCAACTATATATAGATGTATATtgccatttttatttttaaaattttaaacgaTCATTATGTAAAACGTCGTGATTTTTTTTCTGGGAATGAGGACGATACATCCAGATAAATTTATAACGAAACCTCACAATTTGAATTAGCATTCATTAAGTCCAACACTACCATGCTGTtcgtttaattatgatttaatggagtttaactatattattattattattattattattattatttgaaacGGTAAACTATCCTACTCCTAATTTAATCCTTAACTCCATTTATGTCTCTTAATGAGACTTGAACCCATAAACACTCAGTTGAGAGTCACTCctaataagtcaaaacaaaataacacctaaaattttatttgtttatgatTTGATAGAGTTAATAATATACATGAACTATTTGATATGCCCATATCAAGCTATTTGAGCCAATTTGAACAAGCACCAAAAGGGACAAAAGGATCAGACCAATTGAGAAGACCGCTAGATCGGACCTCCGGGCCGACCATGATTTTGAAGTAGGATATTTTGGATGTTTTGGGGTGACTTATAGTTTTTTTAGAGATGCTCATTAGCCGTTACGGACCGGTTTTCGGTCGCTCTCGAAACGATATACGGTCTTTTTGGGGCGGTTTCCAAACCGTCCTGCCTTTTTTCAGTCTGGTCTCGGTCTTTTCGGTCCATCTCGCGTTCTTTCCTTACGCATTTTTACGGTTCGGTTTCGATATTTTTTAGTTTTGAGTTTTTCTATCAATAGAGATGTGTCTATTGGTCCGGTAATAAATGGGAGATTCCGTGGAGGAGATCGATAGGTGAACGAGTTTTTGATAGGTGAACGAGTTTTGGAGTTGCAACTCCAACAATTAATAGAGTTGTTGAATTCAATTGATAGACGAGACTCATGGAGGGGGGTTATCAGGATGGATGACACGTTTTATGTGAAGGTTGCTAGATCTCATTTGGATCTCTTATCTTTTCCTAGCAACGGTGTTGCTACTAGGTGCAATAAGTCCCTTtctataaatataattattttttactTTGAGACTTATTCTCAATTGTATGCCGGCGAGATGTAATCTTGATTATAGAGGAATTGAATATTCCTCTCTTTGTGTTGTAGGGAGGTGCAAGAAGATGTTGTTCATTTGTTTTTAAAGTGTTCGTTGGCTAGGCAACTTTGACTAAAGTTTGCGAGATGGGTAGTGATGGTGCCTATGCTTGATTCCATTGAAGATTTATTTGAGTGGATTGATGTTCAGGTTGTAGCAAATGCTTGGAGATCCATTATGGAGGTGACTTGTGCTATTTTGATTTGGGTTCTTTGGACATATGAGAATCCATGCACTTGTTTTTGGGAATGTGAAGTACAAGAGGGAGTTGATGTTTGATTCTATTGTTCCATTCTCGTTTTATTAGTTTTGCATTAGGTTAGGGAAACTTTAATTCTTTAAATGGGTGGTCGCAAAATCCACTCATAAACTAATTGTTTTTGTTCGCTATGGTTAGCTTCTAGCTACTTTTTATATATACATAATCATTCTAAAAAAAGATTTATTAAAAATGATATGctaaagtttaataaaaaaaaggaaATCTCAGAAAAATCCcaaaagttttggaaaaattaacgaATGCCTTTTGACATTTTCAGTAGGTAATCGCCAATGTGGTATTCTAAGCTGGAAGAGATGTTGACTTGGCAGCTGATGTGCACGTCAACCAAATTCAAGACCCTCAAGACATCTCTCTCCTAAACCACGACCATAACTAATTAGGCTAGAACATCTTCTTGTTTATTTTATCCTAACACTTCTATATAATGTCTATCGGTGTTTTTTAGCATTGTAAACAATGGTATTTAAGGGAGGAAAGAGATGGCGGAGGGATTGAACCTACACCCTCATTCTCCTTAACCATGGGATGAATCACTTGGTGTAAAAGGCTTTTAGGTAATTCTTctttcacccttttatttaatgTATAAAATGTCAAAGATTTAAATattgtttgtcacacccccgaccgAGACGGCGGAACATGTCGGGCTGTGcaactaagttcatggatcacatataaactgaatatatagcacaagtacaacaataagCAAAACAACATTTGTATTCCATCTTTAAGTTTGAATATAGAGTTCTTACAGATAGTAGTAATACATGAATTGCCATAACAGTTAGGCTAATATAACAAAAACTAGTAAATTAAATTACATGCAATCTATGATTTTTCATTGTTTGGATGCTTGAAATTATTGATTCcttgagaatacatgtagtttcAGAGTCAACAAAAGGTTGGTGAGGGTCATAGTTTTTCTGCTAACAGCAGTATGATACTTTTAAAAAGTCTGAAAGGTATTTTctttgtaagtgtaaccatactCAAAACAGTGTTTGTAAATAAGCTTTGAATACCAAAATGTATCTTtgcataagtaaatccatacttaaaatagatttgaaaacaaCCAAGTTTATGGTTTGTAGTAAGAGAGAGTTttagttaatgtttatagtgagtcctataaccaAACTATGTGACTATATGTACCCCTACGTCGCTTCACTATACATCGTAGTAACGATAGTAGACACTTATCATCTACTTCGATTGATCGATCAAGGTTGTAGCTATCAACCGCAAATGAGGATGTCAactccatatagatctatacatatgtatctcgctccgaagattaacgattatagtagtatgggtatgctaagtgtttagACTTAGCTAATGAAGATAGTCTCACTAAAAAGCCCTTAACTAAGGTAGGTGAAAAGCTCTCAACCCTAACTTATAAGTGGAAAGTTATTAGGCATAATGAATTCGTATAGAGTTTATAAAAGTCAATCATAATTGGTATTCATGTATAGTATAAGGAACTAACATTTATAACTAAGTATGTTTCGTGTATAATTTTTTGTAGTAacaaggcatatgttattttaatAGTTGTATTATTCTAACAGCATGACATATGAACATATTGATGTTGGAAACTAGTTTATGACATATAAATATCAAATTATTGTTTTATAACTAGTATAGTATTtgcataaaataataatattttatgtgtattATGTATGAATTTATATCATATTGCACATGTATTCTccccaaaaacatgtaaaaatataaaagatgggCCATAACCTTCACCTTAAAGTGTGGTTGTTGGGTCGTTTCGTGTATTTGACTCGAGGAACCGAGATGTGTTGCTTCAAACACGATCCTCCAAGATTAATTTAGTTTCCTAggaaattttaatataaattaatatgTGGAGGGTTGTTTGGTAATTTAACCAAAGCATAGGGCCCATTTACTAATTGAGATAAATTAAATGGGACTAAATTAGTTAATATTTTCCAAAAATAGgacaaaatgatttatttaaattctaaatttgAGTTTaggatttattttgaaaataaatctCAAAGGAGGGGTATAATTTATTTAAATGATTGGAAATTTGATGACTTGGTCCTCTTTTGTAAGGGATTTTCAAGTGGGGGTGAGTTTTAAACTTTCTTAATTGAAGTTTGAAGAATTTGGGCCTGTTTGCACATATTTTCAAAGGGAGGGTAGGTTTTgaactttttattttttagttggaAGTTTAAAGGCCTTGGACTTGTTTTGTAATAAATTTTTAAATAGGATAAATTGAATTTATTTGGAAACTAAGTTTAAACGGGAGGAAGC includes:
- the LOC111920883 gene encoding protein LITTLE ZIPPER 1, whose protein sequence is MYTYNSKCVSSPLLSSPTRKMKSNRVRKHIQVRLHRFNRRINEKMKQEMEFKNLKLYMENMNILKENAELWKKAIQLREENTILLSKLVKNIKPSGS